Proteins from one Sabethes cyaneus chromosome 2, idSabCyanKW18_F2, whole genome shotgun sequence genomic window:
- the LOC128734160 gene encoding rho GDP-dissociation inhibitor 1, protein MSAEKPVVDAVEVEGEEHDANYQPPPQKTIEEILAADAEDESLRKYKEALLGEAQAEKIIYDASDPRKVIVKKLSLLVADRDPMELDLSGDISKLKKNVFVIKEGIQYKIRIDFIVQREIVHGLKYVQKTYRMAVPVDKMTQMVGSYPPKKEMQSYTTPFEEAPSGMMARGTYSVTSLFTDDDKNEHLKWDWSFEIKKDWQ, encoded by the exons ATGTCGGCAGAGAAGCCAGTAGTCGATGCAGTGGAGGTGGAAGGCGAAGAACACGATGCCAACTATCAGCCACCCCCGCAAAAAACTATTGAGGAAATTTTGGCCGCCGATGCAGAAGACGAAAGTCTGCGGAAGTACAAGGAAGCCCTGTTAGGCGAAGCTCAAGCGGAAAAGATTATCTACG ATGCTTCCGATCCACGAAAAGTTATCGTGAAAAAGCTATCCCTTCTGGTTGCCGACCGAGATCCGATGGAATTGGATTTGTCTGGGGACATATCCAAATTGAAAAAGAAT GTGTTTGTCATCAAGGAGGGCATTCAATATAAGATTCGGATCGATTTCATCGTTCAGCGAGAGATTGTCCATGGACTGAAATATGTTCAGAAAACCTACCGAATGGCTGTGCCTG TGGATAAAATGACGCAGATGGTCGGTTCTTACCCACCGAAAAAGGAAATGCAAAGTTACACCACCCCGTTCGAGGAGGCTCCCTCCGGGATGATGGCTCGGGGCACCTATTCTGTCACTTCTCTGTTCACCGACGATGACAAAAACGAGCACCTTAAGTGGGACTGGAGTTTCGAGATTAAAAAAGACTGGCAGTAA